The following proteins are encoded in a genomic region of Acidobacteriota bacterium:
- a CDS encoding class I fructose-bisphosphate aldolase yields the protein MSVDHSKIQALLGDEADTLLNHVSTTIPKENIHVPGGDFVDRVWSQSDRNPRVLRSLQTLHDHGRLGGTGYVSILPVDQGIEHSGGASFAPNPMYFDPENIVKLAIEGGCNGVASTYGVLGSVARKYAHKIPFIVKINHNELMTYPNQFDQVMFGTVEQAHNMGAIAVGATIYFGSDQSTRQITEVAEAFAYAHELGMATILWCYLRNSAFKTSEGDMHTAADLTGQANHLGVTIQADIIKQKLPERNGGYNALNQSGSYGKTHKKVYSELTSDNPIDLVRYQVANCYMGRCGLINSGGESKGESDLADAVRTAVVNKRGGGTGLISGRKAFQRPMAEGVELLNAIQNVYLDNEITVA from the coding sequence ATGTCTGTTGACCATAGTAAAATTCAAGCGCTATTGGGCGATGAAGCCGACACGCTCTTGAACCACGTATCCACTACCATTCCAAAAGAGAATATTCATGTACCGGGCGGCGATTTTGTCGACCGTGTTTGGTCGCAGTCCGATCGGAATCCTCGCGTATTGAGATCACTTCAAACATTGCACGATCATGGCCGACTTGGCGGCACCGGTTATGTTTCGATCCTGCCGGTCGATCAGGGTATCGAGCATTCGGGCGGAGCGAGCTTTGCACCGAACCCGATGTATTTCGATCCGGAGAACATCGTCAAACTCGCGATCGAGGGCGGCTGCAATGGTGTCGCGTCGACCTACGGCGTACTTGGTTCGGTAGCACGTAAATATGCGCACAAGATACCGTTTATCGTTAAGATCAACCACAACGAATTGATGACGTATCCAAACCAGTTCGATCAGGTTATGTTCGGAACGGTCGAACAGGCACACAATATGGGCGCCATTGCGGTCGGAGCGACGATCTACTTTGGGAGCGATCAATCAACGCGTCAGATCACTGAGGTCGCGGAGGCATTTGCCTACGCACACGAACTCGGCATGGCGACGATCCTGTGGTGCTATCTGCGTAATTCGGCGTTCAAGACCTCCGAAGGCGATATGCATACGGCCGCTGATCTGACGGGACAGGCCAACCATCTCGGCGTAACGATCCAGGCGGATATTATCAAACAGAAACTGCCGGAACGTAACGGTGGTTATAACGCCCTTAATCAAAGCGGCAGCTACGGCAAAACGCACAAGAAGGTCTATTCTGAGCTTACAAGCGATAACCCGATCGATCTCGTGCGTTATCAAGTGGCGAATTGTTATATGGGACGTTGCGGCCTGATCAATTCGGGCGGCGAATCTAAAGGCGAAAGCGATCTCGCTGATGCGGTTCGTACCGCGGTTGTCAACAAACGCGGCGGCGGCACCGGCTTGATCTCGGGACGCAAAGCATTCCAGCGACCGATGGCCGAGGGCGTCGAATTGCTCAATGCTATTCAGAACGTTTATCTCGATAATGAGATAACGGTCGCATAG
- a CDS encoding RICIN domain-containing protein — translation MKTGSRILFVICLLLMAQGIYSQTFGEGYYRLTTQWLGNGKSLDVVNDGTNNQLQIAKTAKVSGQAWKITPIGDTGYFRLTTEWMGSGKSLDVVNDGKNNKLQLAATDDVTGQYWKITSLGDGFYRLTTKWQGQGKSLDVVNDGKNNQIQLAKTEDVTGQYWKITALK, via the coding sequence ATGAAAACAGGATCTAGGATTCTCTTCGTCATATGTCTTCTGTTGATGGCTCAAGGCATCTATTCGCAGACATTTGGTGAAGGCTACTATCGTTTGACGACCCAATGGCTCGGCAACGGAAAGTCGTTGGACGTCGTCAACGATGGAACTAATAACCAGCTGCAAATAGCCAAGACTGCTAAGGTCTCAGGGCAGGCCTGGAAGATCACACCAATTGGCGACACCGGTTATTTTCGTCTGACCACCGAATGGATGGGGAGTGGAAAATCGTTGGATGTTGTAAATGACGGTAAGAACAATAAACTCCAGCTGGCGGCCACCGATGATGTCACGGGCCAATATTGGAAGATCACTTCGCTTGGTGACGGTTTTTATCGCTTGACCACCAAGTGGCAAGGCCAAGGAAAATCCCTGGATGTTGTCAATGACGGAAAGAATAACCAAATTCAATTAGCCAAGACCGAGGACGTCACGGGGCAGTATTGGAAGATCACGGCGCTAAAGTGA
- a CDS encoding insulinase family protein, whose protein sequence is MRIKRFSFLFLILAIAASSSTFAQVKLPPVNVKEYKLKNGMRVITHVDRSTPVVTVGTWYHVGSKNEVVGRTGFAHLFEHMMFQGSKNYDSDYFTPLQEAGGSINGTTNQDRTWYFETVPKNFLELALFMEADRLANLLPAMTQEKLDNQRDVVKNERRQRVDNQAYGASFEKIGEIMFPKGHPYNWTTIGSLEDLQAASLEDVKDFFRQYYTARNTILVISGDLDEKQTEKWVKKYFGQVVKGDEIKRPNPEQPKLEKEIRVSVDDSLAPLPRRYMVWHGVRQYAPDEPALDILSNILSSGRGSRLQSNLIYSKELAQQVFANNGTNEIAGTFQIQVTARPGKSLDDIEKEINAEIERIKKDPPSEEEMNRSKNSIESQTIFGLQTVLGKASQLTNYAGYVGRPNYFQEDVDRYSRVTAADVQRAANTYLTANRLVMTYNPKRAEGSRASSAANQPTSVKSEKRDQAKIDAQAALLPKPGPDPKLSLPAIEKTKLANGLEVWMVEQRELPMVSMNLVFKTGSSNEPDGKTGVAAITTSLVDDGTKTRTAVEIANQLQSIGANLNAGGTWDSTNVSMQTLTKNLDKALEIFSDVVQNPTFPAAEFESLRARSLVGLRQQRSNPNAIANTVYNKVLYGDHPYGRDNNEATLKALSRDDVVNYYQNTFRPDNGVLIVVGDFDKAAIKASLERSFTGWVSSGKVGAKALPQARMLDKTGVYIVDRPNSAQSVVSVGQVGVDRMNPDYMPVVMMNSILGGAITSRISMNLREDKGYTYGANSGFQFRRGAGPFRAGGDMQTAVTKESVWELMKELNGIRGAIPITQKELDYNKQSLIRRYPAGFETVGAISNQLANLVVYGLPDSYFNDYISMVNAVTLDEVNRVANKYLDPSKMAIVIVGDRKVIEPGLKELGYPITILDTDGNPVTQ, encoded by the coding sequence ATGCGAATCAAACGTTTTTCTTTCCTATTTCTGATCCTTGCGATCGCAGCATCAAGCAGCACGTTTGCGCAGGTTAAATTACCGCCGGTCAATGTCAAAGAATACAAGTTGAAGAACGGCATGCGTGTGATCACGCACGTTGACCGTTCAACGCCTGTTGTTACGGTTGGAACCTGGTATCACGTCGGGTCCAAGAACGAGGTAGTAGGCCGTACCGGTTTTGCACATTTGTTCGAGCATATGATGTTCCAAGGCTCGAAAAACTATGATTCAGACTACTTTACACCTCTGCAAGAGGCAGGCGGTTCGATCAATGGAACCACGAACCAGGATCGAACCTGGTATTTCGAGACGGTGCCTAAGAACTTTCTTGAGCTTGCACTCTTTATGGAAGCTGACCGACTCGCCAATCTCCTGCCGGCAATGACGCAGGAGAAACTGGACAATCAGCGAGACGTCGTGAAAAATGAGCGCCGCCAGCGTGTCGATAATCAGGCATACGGAGCGTCGTTCGAAAAGATCGGCGAGATCATGTTCCCGAAAGGCCATCCCTATAACTGGACAACGATCGGATCGCTGGAAGATCTACAGGCCGCGTCGCTCGAAGACGTCAAAGACTTCTTCCGGCAGTATTACACTGCCCGCAATACGATCCTGGTGATCTCCGGCGACCTGGACGAAAAGCAGACCGAGAAATGGGTCAAGAAGTATTTTGGCCAAGTCGTCAAGGGTGACGAGATCAAACGTCCTAACCCGGAACAGCCTAAGCTCGAAAAGGAGATACGTGTCAGCGTTGACGACAGCCTTGCTCCGCTGCCGCGTCGGTATATGGTCTGGCATGGTGTCCGGCAATATGCTCCTGACGAGCCGGCCCTGGACATCCTTAGCAACATTCTCTCGTCCGGACGCGGTTCGCGCTTGCAGAGTAACCTGATCTATTCGAAAGAGCTGGCGCAGCAGGTATTTGCCAATAACGGAACAAATGAAATTGCAGGAACATTTCAAATTCAGGTGACCGCACGACCCGGAAAATCGCTTGATGATATCGAAAAGGAAATAAACGCTGAGATCGAACGAATCAAGAAAGATCCGCCGTCCGAAGAAGAGATGAACCGTTCGAAAAACTCGATCGAATCACAGACCATATTTGGACTGCAGACCGTGCTTGGCAAGGCTTCGCAGCTAACCAATTACGCCGGCTACGTTGGCCGTCCGAATTACTTTCAGGAAGACGTGGACCGCTATTCGAGAGTGACAGCGGCCGATGTTCAGCGGGCCGCAAACACCTATTTGACGGCAAATCGTTTGGTGATGACCTACAACCCTAAACGGGCGGAAGGGTCGCGTGCGAGCAGTGCGGCAAACCAACCGACCTCGGTTAAATCGGAGAAACGTGACCAGGCAAAGATCGATGCACAGGCCGCTCTGCTACCGAAGCCGGGCCCTGACCCGAAACTCTCTTTGCCGGCCATCGAAAAGACGAAATTGGCAAACGGCCTCGAGGTATGGATGGTAGAGCAGCGTGAACTTCCGATGGTCTCGATGAACCTGGTGTTCAAGACAGGTTCTTCGAACGAGCCTGACGGTAAGACCGGTGTTGCCGCAATTACCACATCACTCGTAGACGACGGCACTAAAACACGTACTGCGGTCGAGATCGCAAACCAACTGCAGTCGATCGGCGCCAATCTAAACGCCGGCGGGACTTGGGATTCCACGAACGTGTCGATGCAGACACTTACAAAGAACCTCGACAAAGCTCTCGAGATCTTTTCGGATGTTGTACAGAATCCGACATTCCCTGCGGCCGAATTTGAAAGCCTAAGGGCACGTTCGCTGGTTGGCCTGCGACAGCAGAGATCGAATCCGAATGCTATCGCCAACACGGTTTACAACAAGGTGCTGTATGGCGATCATCCTTATGGACGCGACAATAATGAAGCGACCCTCAAGGCCTTAAGCCGCGATGACGTCGTCAATTATTATCAGAACACGTTTCGTCCGGACAATGGGGTTTTGATCGTTGTCGGTGATTTTGATAAGGCGGCGATAAAGGCAAGTTTGGAAAGGTCATTTACCGGCTGGGTAAGCAGCGGAAAGGTGGGAGCAAAGGCACTACCGCAGGCCAGGATGCTCGACAAGACCGGCGTCTATATCGTCGATCGTCCAAATTCGGCACAATCGGTCGTCTCTGTCGGCCAGGTCGGTGTCGACCGAATGAATCCTGATTACATGCCGGTCGTGATGATGAACTCGATCCTCGGAGGAGCAATCACATCGCGAATTTCGATGAACCTTCGCGAAGACAAAGGCTACACTTACGGTGCGAACAGCGGCTTTCAGTTTCGACGCGGAGCCGGGCCGTTCCGTGCCGGCGGTGACATGCAGACCGCTGTGACAAAAGAATCTGTTTGGGAACTGATGAAAGAGCTGAACGGCATCCGCGGAGCGATACCGATCACGCAGAAGGAACTCGATTACAACAAACAGAGCCTGATCCGCCGTTATCCCGCCGGATTCGAAACCGTTGGTGCGATCTCAAACCAGCTCGCGAACCTGGTCGTGTACGGACTGCCCGATTCGTACTTTAACGATTACATTTCGATGGTGAACGCAGTTACGTTAGATGAGGTAAATCGCGTCGCGAATAAATACCTCGACCCGTCGAAAATGGCGATCGTCATCGTCGGTGACCGAAAAGTGATCGAACCGGGGCTGAAAGAACTCGGTTATCCGATCACTATTTTGGATACCGACGGTAATCCGGTCACGCAATAG
- a CDS encoding anti-sigma factor — translation MNEEIHEILFDLLTKQATYGLDASEQQQLEELSANLNFRTDDSFDIAAAAIGLADLEIEPMPAHLNANILASADSYFASAESAAGSTERAVETAEADDMQPTFGFEPKRSSLSSWLGWAIAGAACIALAFNVYTTRFQGPTEIVKGPTPTVTPEKPSPAKLYEEIASMPTAIKANFGALPTAPADLKNVGGDVVWSDERQAGYMKLRNLPKNDKNLSTYQLWVFEENQGDKTPIDGGTFDVDADGDVIIPIDAKLKAKNPAMFAITVEKPGGVVVSDRKKIAALAKVAKTET, via the coding sequence ATGAACGAAGAAATACACGAAATATTGTTTGACCTCCTGACCAAACAGGCGACATATGGCCTCGATGCGTCGGAACAACAACAGCTCGAAGAATTGTCGGCCAACCTGAATTTCCGCACCGACGATTCGTTTGACATTGCCGCAGCAGCGATCGGCCTCGCCGATCTCGAGATCGAGCCGATGCCCGCACATCTAAATGCGAATATCCTCGCATCTGCAGACAGCTATTTTGCATCGGCCGAGTCGGCCGCAGGATCAACAGAGCGCGCAGTTGAAACGGCCGAAGCGGACGACATGCAGCCGACATTCGGATTTGAACCAAAACGTAGTTCGTTGAGCTCGTGGCTCGGTTGGGCGATAGCGGGAGCGGCGTGCATTGCTTTGGCATTCAATGTCTACACAACCAGATTCCAAGGGCCAACCGAGATCGTCAAAGGACCGACGCCGACCGTAACACCCGAAAAGCCAAGTCCCGCAAAGCTCTATGAAGAGATCGCCAGTATGCCGACGGCGATAAAGGCGAACTTTGGTGCCTTGCCGACGGCACCTGCCGATCTTAAGAATGTAGGCGGTGATGTCGTCTGGAGCGATGAAAGACAGGCCGGCTACATGAAGCTCCGCAATTTGCCTAAGAACGACAAGAACTTGTCGACCTATCAGCTTTGGGTGTTCGAGGAAAACCAGGGCGACAAGACCCCTATCGACGGCGGCACATTTGATGTGGACGCAGACGGCGATGTGATCATTCCGATCGATGCAAAGCTGAAGGCAAAGAATCCGGCGATGTTTGCTATCACGGTCGAGAAGCCCGGCGGTGTGGTCGTTTCAGATCGAAAGAAGATCGCAGCTCTCGCCAAGGTCGCCAAGACTGAAACCTAA
- a CDS encoding sigma-70 family RNA polymerase sigma factor yields the protein MSQTILQRIAAGDKSAVQECLSTYSGLVWSIARKLLRNSDDAEDAVQEIFVDVWKNAGRFDETQASETTFIAMIARRRVIDRIRHSTRRISADSLDDVLLEPFTRSDQTMQLSVEANEAAKAMRTLRPEQQQVLRLSIVQGMSHQEISDATGMPLGTVKTHARRGLTQVREVLGLGNAGNLKEVTV from the coding sequence GTGAGCCAGACCATTTTACAACGCATAGCTGCCGGCGATAAGTCCGCTGTCCAAGAGTGCCTAAGCACCTACAGCGGTCTAGTTTGGTCGATCGCGCGCAAATTGCTGCGTAATTCGGACGATGCCGAGGACGCAGTGCAGGAGATATTTGTCGATGTCTGGAAAAATGCCGGGCGTTTTGACGAAACTCAGGCATCGGAGACGACGTTTATTGCGATGATCGCCCGTCGGCGAGTAATAGACAGGATCCGCCATTCAACGCGGCGTATATCTGCCGACTCTCTGGATGATGTTCTGCTCGAACCGTTTACGCGATCCGATCAGACGATGCAGTTGAGCGTGGAGGCCAACGAAGCGGCCAAAGCGATGAGAACCCTCCGGCCCGAGCAGCAACAAGTGTTGCGGCTCTCTATAGTACAAGGAATGTCGCACCAAGAAATATCAGATGCAACAGGGATGCCGTTGGGGACAGTGAAAACGCATGCGCGTCGCGGTTTGACGCAGGTCAGAGAAGTGTTGGGGTTAGGAAACGCAGGAAACTTAAAGGAGGTCACAGTATGA
- a CDS encoding protein kinase — protein MSEDWQKVKEIFQTAAAMDTSARNEFLKKATIGNTTLRSEVESLLNFHDRSDDFIEESAFGVAAEVLIRTDECSMIGRRIDSYSIKREIGHGGMGAVYLAERDDGAFELKVALKIVKRGMDTDAILKRFVMERQILADLEHPFIAHLVDGGVTDENLPFLVMEYVDGVRIDEFCETNELSIDSRLDLFIKVCNAVEFAHKNGVVHRDLKPSNILVTENGTPKLLDFGIAKLLATAGETATQFQIFTPEYASPEQLRGESITTATDIYGLGVLLYELLTGETPFKPATDNPREVERLICDSQPLRPSAVSLSGRTRLGLNRETADEQRSVFERTFASELKGDLDNIVLKALEKEPEDRYSSAAEFAKDIRRHREGLPIAARPASIAYRAAKLLKRNRALSYALGSLALVILLGTGALSWQAAAKQSEKAKAERRMSDTRALATTTLERQAELAKLSGTMEIRKKLIEDAIGQLDLLSAESGGDGSLQTEIAAAYVQMGDIQGQPFAANLGDSEAAKKSYEKARSTLEDLRNSGKGNADIDKSLSLAIQGIGNIELRKARPELAIEHHQQALELRENLLANEPGDVLIRSLTADSYLNLADGFAVLANVKQDDPTFDQNSSWNARFDAQQKALQIYEQLKIENPGDVKANFGLAKSFQRIGYTYQRKGQMENETLPGSGAASLKQTLAYYDRTTAIHNEILALDPSNAKALRNRADQYLMRGEAYAFSNQDAAAIGSYQRSIEMFTELSLREPANNELKRDLVNAYEYTARQLVKVGRDPDAIEKYRLAFDLLRQIVDADPEVTIEEAYLANNGTRQAELFQKTNDWQSVADVYQAILPASMAFADSPNAMPRFKENVVGYMHEIAKAHRNAAKHGTHETREKNIRESLKWLQDIRTLLQNEADPQRISENFAASKMSAVDAEIAECEAALK, from the coding sequence ATGTCGGAAGATTGGCAAAAGGTCAAAGAAATCTTTCAAACCGCAGCGGCGATGGACACTTCTGCGCGGAACGAATTTCTCAAAAAAGCGACCATCGGCAACACGACTCTCCGTTCCGAGGTCGAGTCTTTGTTGAATTTTCACGATCGGTCTGACGACTTTATCGAAGAATCGGCGTTTGGTGTTGCCGCTGAGGTACTGATCCGAACCGACGAATGCTCGATGATCGGCAGGCGTATCGATTCATACAGCATAAAGCGAGAGATCGGACACGGCGGTATGGGCGCCGTGTATCTGGCCGAGCGCGACGACGGCGCGTTTGAACTGAAGGTCGCGCTCAAGATCGTCAAACGCGGAATGGACACCGACGCCATCCTGAAACGCTTTGTGATGGAGCGGCAGATACTTGCGGATCTCGAACATCCATTCATCGCGCACCTCGTCGACGGCGGCGTAACGGACGAAAACTTGCCGTTTTTGGTGATGGAATACGTCGATGGCGTGCGGATCGACGAGTTTTGCGAGACAAATGAGCTGTCGATCGACTCGCGTCTTGATCTGTTCATCAAGGTCTGTAACGCAGTAGAATTTGCCCATAAAAATGGCGTTGTCCATCGAGATCTTAAGCCCTCGAATATTCTCGTTACAGAAAACGGAACGCCGAAGCTGCTGGATTTTGGTATTGCTAAACTGCTTGCGACGGCAGGCGAGACGGCAACGCAATTTCAGATATTCACGCCCGAATACGCCTCTCCAGAGCAATTGCGTGGCGAATCGATCACGACCGCGACCGATATTTACGGCCTCGGCGTCCTGCTCTACGAATTATTGACGGGCGAAACTCCGTTCAAACCTGCAACCGACAATCCGCGTGAGGTCGAACGGCTGATTTGCGATTCACAGCCCCTGAGGCCGAGTGCGGTTTCGCTCAGCGGGCGAACGCGTCTTGGCTTGAATCGTGAAACTGCAGATGAGCAACGTAGTGTTTTTGAACGCACATTCGCGTCTGAGCTAAAAGGCGATCTGGACAATATCGTTCTCAAAGCCCTCGAAAAAGAGCCTGAGGACCGGTACTCATCGGCGGCTGAGTTTGCGAAGGACATCCGGCGACATCGCGAAGGCTTGCCGATAGCGGCGCGTCCGGCATCGATCGCGTATAGAGCAGCGAAATTACTCAAACGCAATCGAGCGTTGTCCTATGCATTAGGATCGCTGGCTCTGGTCATTTTGCTCGGTACGGGTGCTCTGTCCTGGCAGGCTGCAGCAAAACAGAGCGAGAAAGCAAAAGCCGAGCGTCGGATGAGTGATACTAGGGCGCTCGCCACTACTACACTTGAGCGTCAAGCCGAACTTGCAAAACTTTCCGGCACGATGGAGATCAGGAAAAAACTGATCGAGGATGCCATCGGCCAACTCGATTTGCTTTCGGCAGAATCGGGCGGCGATGGTTCACTTCAGACAGAGATCGCAGCGGCATATGTCCAGATGGGCGATATTCAAGGGCAGCCGTTTGCGGCGAATTTGGGTGATTCCGAGGCGGCAAAAAAGAGTTATGAAAAGGCCCGATCAACTCTCGAAGATCTTCGAAATTCAGGAAAAGGGAACGCCGATATCGACAAGTCGCTGAGTCTCGCTATCCAAGGCATCGGTAATATTGAGCTGCGGAAAGCTCGGCCGGAGCTTGCGATAGAACATCACCAACAGGCGTTGGAACTGAGGGAGAACTTATTGGCCAATGAGCCGGGCGACGTATTGATCCGGTCGCTCACGGCAGATTCGTATCTTAATCTCGCCGATGGATTCGCGGTGCTGGCGAATGTTAAACAGGACGATCCGACCTTTGACCAAAACAGCTCATGGAACGCGCGATTTGATGCCCAACAGAAAGCCCTACAAATCTACGAGCAGCTAAAGATCGAAAATCCGGGCGACGTCAAGGCAAACTTCGGGCTCGCAAAATCATTTCAGCGCATCGGGTACACCTATCAGCGGAAGGGCCAGATGGAGAACGAAACGCTGCCGGGATCAGGGGCCGCTTCTCTCAAACAAACACTCGCCTATTACGACCGCACAACCGCCATCCACAACGAAATCCTCGCCCTCGATCCGTCGAATGCAAAGGCTCTTCGGAATCGAGCTGACCAGTATCTGATGCGGGGCGAAGCGTATGCTTTTTCTAATCAAGACGCCGCGGCCATTGGGTCATATCAGCGATCGATCGAGATGTTCACCGAACTCTCTCTTCGTGAACCTGCAAATAACGAGCTAAAACGCGACCTTGTAAATGCATATGAATATACGGCCCGTCAACTCGTAAAGGTCGGCAGAGATCCAGACGCTATTGAGAAATACCGTCTAGCCTTCGATCTTTTACGACAGATCGTCGATGCCGACCCGGAAGTGACGATCGAGGAAGCCTATCTCGCGAACAATGGCACTCGCCAGGCCGAATTGTTTCAAAAGACCAATGACTGGCAGTCAGTTGCTGACGTCTATCAGGCCATCTTGCCGGCGTCGATGGCGTTTGCCGATTCGCCGAATGCGATGCCGCGATTTAAGGAGAATGTCGTCGGCTATATGCACGAGATCGCAAAGGCACACCGTAATGCCGCGAAACACGGAACCCACGAGACTAGGGAGAAGAATATCCGCGAATCACTCAAATGGCTGCAGGATATTCGCACTTTGCTGCAAAATGAAGCGGACCCGCAACGCATCTCCGAGAACTTCGCTGCATCAAAAATGTCGGCCGTCGATGCCGAGATCGCTGAATGTGAAGCCGCCCTGAAATGA
- a CDS encoding sigma-70 family RNA polymerase sigma factor, translated as MSEGETSQTEATNLLIGYSRGKRDGLDELFPVVYEELKRLARNYLNRERAGHTLQPTALVHEAYMRLIDQRTVDWQNRAQFFGIAAQMMRRILINHAETRTAEKRGGDVTKVGLDAASNFFEKQELDVLELDDALSRLALIDADQARIVELKFFGGMTNEEAAEVTGVSLATVKREWSMAKAWLLRDLSSK; from the coding sequence ATGAGTGAAGGCGAAACCTCACAGACCGAGGCGACAAACCTCTTGATCGGATACAGCCGCGGGAAGCGCGACGGTCTCGATGAGTTGTTTCCGGTCGTCTATGAGGAACTGAAACGTCTGGCGCGCAATTACCTCAACCGCGAGCGGGCCGGACATACGCTACAGCCGACGGCGCTTGTTCACGAGGCATATATGCGGCTGATCGACCAACGTACCGTCGATTGGCAAAACCGGGCACAGTTCTTTGGCATCGCCGCACAGATGATGCGGCGGATATTGATAAACCATGCCGAGACGCGTACGGCTGAAAAACGCGGCGGTGATGTGACCAAGGTCGGGCTCGATGCGGCGTCGAACTTTTTTGAGAAGCAGGAACTTGATGTTCTGGAGTTGGATGATGCGTTGTCGCGTCTTGCTCTGATCGATGCTGATCAAGCGAGGATCGTAGAGTTGAAATTCTTTGGCGGAATGACCAACGAAGAGGCCGCCGAGGTGACGGGCGTTTCGCTCGCGACCGTAAAACGCGAATGGAGCATGGCCAAGGCGTGGCTGCTGCGTGATCTGTCGAGCAAATAG